The region GTATCATTTTATGGATGCTGAAGGGCCAGCGGCTCTGAGGAAGAGGAGCCTCTTCTACTTAGTTACCTCTCGGATGCCATGCCTGTCTGGGGGGCTTCGGCTCAGAATTCCAAGTGTTTTGGGGGGTGTAGCAAGGTGGCCCAAAACAATATAGCAGCAGTAGAAAGAAGTGCTACTATCCGTAAGAGAGGACACTTGTACAGGACACTGATGGAACTTCTCATTATCTTAGAAGCAAATGTTACCCTCTGAGAAGTAAGCCAGTAGTCCCCAGCAAACTCTTGGGATATGTACTATTATCAATTTGCAGATAaataaactgaggcttagaaaggttaggcagtttgcccaaggtcacacagccactaagtggcaggggcagggtgtAAATCTAGGTGTGTGTGGCTCCAAACCTAAGCTCTTAGCTGCATTTGATAATGTATCCAGAATggttccacacacacacacacacacacacacacacacacgtatgttaCAAAAGGTACATGTTGGGAAATGAATCCCTactccttttttttgagacagagtcttactctgttgcccgggctagagtgccatgatgtcagcctagctcacagcaacctcaaactcctgggctctagcgatccttctgcctcaactcctgagtagctggaactactggcatgtaccaccatgcccagataattttttctatatatatttttagttgtccagctaatttttttctatatatatatattttaaagacagggtatcgctctggctcaggctggtctcgaactcctgagctcaaacaatcctcctgccttggcctctcagactGCTGTAATTCCTACTCTTGGAGCTTTCTTTCCAGGCTCTTGAGGGCACCACGAGAGGGCTTTCTCAGGAACGAACAAGGATAGTTGGGATGGAGGCAGAATTCATCATGTGAAACCAACTAAAAATAACAAGGGGGCAGCCTCGGGGCTGCCGGGAGCGCCCGGGCGCGACTGCCATGTGGAGAGGCGTCGGCCGAGCGCGGAGCGGGACGCTTGCTCCAGCCCCGGGCCGACCGCCTCGGCTTGCCCACTAGGACTGTTTTAAGAAAATGGCAGACAAACCGGACATGGGAGAAATCGCCAGCTTCGATAAGGCCAAGCTGAAGAAGACGGAGACGCAGGAGAAGAACACCCTGCCGACCAAAGAGACCATTGAGCAGGAGAAGCGGAGTGAAATTTCCTAAGAGCTTGGAGGATTCCCTATCCCCGTCATCTTCGAGACCCCAGTCGTGATGTGGAGGAAGAGCCACCTGCAAGATGGACACGAGCCACAAGCTGCACTGTGAACCCGGGCACTCCGCGCCTGTTCCACCGGCCCGTGGGTCTTTGAGGGGACCCCTAATCGGACTGCCAAATTCTCCGGTTTGCCCTGGGATATTATAGAAAATTGTTTgtatgattaataaaaataaaacacacctcgtggcaaaaaaaaaaaataaaaaataacaaggggGAGACAGACAGGAGGAAGAGTGGGGTGGAGCAAATGGGGGCCGATTCTCAGCGTGTAACAGGGCTTTGGAAGCAGCAACTGGAGACAGATTTGGAGAGGTGCTTTGCAGCAGCCATGTC is a window of Microcebus murinus isolate Inina chromosome 1, M.murinus_Inina_mat1.0, whole genome shotgun sequence DNA encoding:
- the LOC105879799 gene encoding thymosin beta-10 — its product is MADKPDMGEIASFDKAKLKKTETQEKNTLPTKETIEQEKRSEIS